Below is a window of bacterium DNA.
ACATCTTCCAGAACCAGTAACGCTTCTAGCGCGAACGGACGTCGAGGGCGTCGCGAAGCGCGTCGCCAATGAGGAATACCGCGACGACGGTGAGGGTGATCACCAGCCCTGGGGCGATGGCGAGCACCGGGTTGCTGGTGATGTAGTCTTCCGCCTGGGTTAAGAGGTTGCCCCACGTCGGGATGTCAGGAGGCAGGCCAAAGCCCAAGAAGTCCAGAGCGGCCTCTGCCAGGATCGCTCCCGCCACAGCGAACGCCGCCTGCACCAGAATCGGCGCCATGGCGTTGGGGAGGATGTGGCGAAAGATGATCCGGCGCGTCCCGGCCCCAATCGCGCGCGCCTCCTCCACGAACTCGCGGGTCCGCAACGCAAGGTATTCCGCTCGGACGATTCGGGCCAACCCGGTCCAGCCAAACAGCCCCAGATAGGCGATCATCATCACAACCGGCGCCCGCCCTCCCGTCCAGTTGATGAGGATGAGCAGCAGGAAGATCGCGGGAAAGCTCAGCATGAGATCGACGAACCGCATGATCACCGTATCGACCCACCCCGCCATATAGCCCGCCGCAGATCCCATCACGACCCCAATCGCGCTCCCCACCAGCATCGCCGTTAGCCCAACCAGCAGGCTGATGCGCCCTCCGTACACGACGCGCGCGAACTCGTCCCGCCCCAAATCGTCGGTTCCGAAGATATGCTGGCGGCTGGGCGCGGCCAGACTGTGATCGGGATCCAGGTCCGTCGGGCTGAACGAGGTGACGGCCGGCGCGAGGATGGCGCTCCCGACGATCACCGCCAGGACGGCGAGGCCGGCGAGCGCAATGCGGTGGCGGCGGAAGCGGTGCCAGGCCAGGGCCCAGAGCCCCTTCCCCGCCGGGACGGCGAGCGGAACCGCCTGAGCCGTGATGGGAGTCCCCACTATTCGTACCTGATACGAGGATCCAAGGCTGCGTAGGTAAGGTCGGCCATCAGATTTCCGACGATGAGCAGGATGGCGCTGATCATGAGCCCGGCCATCTGGACCGGGTAGTCCCGGTTGTTGAGCGCAGCGAGGAAGAGCCGGCCCATTCCCGGCCAGGCGAAAATCGACTCTGTGATGACGGCCCCGCTGAACAACACATGGAGATCCAATCCCATGATCGTGACGATCGGGATGAGCGAGTTGCGCAGCACGTGGCGGAGCATCACCCGGTAGGCGGGCAGCCCCTTCGCGTACGCGGTCCGGACATAATCTTGCCCCAGCACTTCGAGCATGCCGCTCCGCAGGTAGCGGCTCCAGCTGGCGATGGACCCGATCCCAAGCACCATCGCCGGCATCGTCAAATGCCGCAGCAGATCCCCGACCGACCGGTTATCGATCTCGTGCATGCCCGCCACCGGCAGGAGGTGCCACCGGACCGCGAGCGCCATCTGCAGCATGAGGCCGAACCAGAACGTCGGCATCGCCCAGACGAAGAACGACCCGAGGGACAGCAGGTTGTCGCCCCACGAGTACTTGTGGGTCGCCGCGAGCGCGCCAAGCGGAAATGATAGCGCGATCGCGAGGGAGAGCGCGCTCAGCATCAACGTGAACGTCGCCGGAAGCCGCTCACCAATCATGTCTAAAACTGGGCGCCCGGTGTAGTACGAGTATCCCCAGTGACCACTCACCAAGCCCTTCAGCCACGACGCGTATCGCAGGTACCAGGGTTGGTCCAACCCCAACTGATGCCGCAGCAGATCGATCTTCTCGGGGGTGACGTGAGGGTTGTGCAGGTAGACGGCCAGCGGACCGCCGGGCGCAAGGCTCATGATCGAGTACCCCACGAGGGACACGAGCAGCAGCAAGACTGCGGCCTGGACTCCTCGCTGCGCGACGTAGGACCCCATCGCCGCGACCCTACCGCGTACTCCACTCCTCGGGGAGGGTCGTGTTGAAGGTCGTCACATCGTAGCCCTGCACGATGCCGGCGACGGCGTTGTTGTTGACGAGCCAGAAGAGAAAGATGATCGGCACGTCCCGGAACTCCAATTCCTGGATCCGGTCATAGATCGCGTGGCGCTTCGCCTCGTCCACCGTGCGGTCGGCGTCTTCGAGTAACCGGTCCATCTCGGGGTTGCTGTACCGTTCGTCGTTTTCACCTGGGGAGTTCGCATCCTTGGGAATGAAGCTGGAATGCCAATTGATCTTGTTTTCCGGAAAGACGCCCTGACCCCACGTAAAGATCAGCGCTTCGTCTTTGCCGTTCCACTGGGGACCGTTCTGCCCGAACAGCGCCGCGGCGCTCACCGCGTGAGTCTCCGTGTACACTCCAATCGACCGCCACGACTGCGCGATCACCTGCATGGCCTGTACGAAGTATGCCCGTCCGGAGACCGTCCACAGCGGTACCTCGAGCCGCTTTCCCCCCTTGTAGAGGACCCCCCCCGGCCCGGGGGCAAAGCCGTCCTCGAGCAGGACTTTCCGCGCGCGCGCACGGTCATACGGCCGCGGCCGGAGGGCTTTGTTCGCATACGGCCCGTTCGGCACCAAGTCGCTGACGGCCGGCTCGGCCTGGCCCTTCATGATGTTCCTGATGACTGACTCCTTGGGCGTCGCATAGTCGAGGGCCTGACGCACGGGCGCCTCACGGAGGAACTCGTACTCGTCGAGCTGCACCAGAGCGTAGGTCGGCGCCAAATACCGCTTGATCGTAATGTTCGGCATGCGCTTGACTTCGTCGAGGCGCGCCGCCGGGATGCTCAGCACGCTGAGGTCCCCCGCCCTCATCAGGTTCACCTGCGCGTTCTCGTCCGGGACGATCCGCACCACGATTCGTTGGAGCTTGGCCTTCTTTCCCCAGTACTGCGGGTTGGCCGTCAAGGTCACGTGATCGTCGGTGATAAACTCTGAGACGTAGAAGGGGCCGGTGCCGACCGGCTTCTGGTTGAACGGCGCCCGGTTGATCTGGTCCGCGCTCAGTGACCCCAGGACGTGCTGAGGGACGAGCGCCGCCCCCATGACCTGGTCGCGGAACGGCGCATACGGTTCCTTTAAATGATAGACGGCGGTCAGAGGATCCGGCGTGTCGATCGATACGATCTTGTCGAAGCCCGTCGCATACGTAACGTGAACGTCCTTGTTCGTGGCCAGTTGCCAGGTGAACTTCACGTCGGCGGAGGTGAGCGGCGCCCCGTCGGACCAGCGGACACCCGGTCTCAGTTTGAAGGTCCAGGCGAGACCATCCGGGCTCACCGCATAGCTCGCCGCAAGCGCGGGCACCCATTCGCCCTTGAGGTTGATCGTATACAGGCTGTCAAAGGCAAATCGGTAGACTGCGCTGCTCGCCGCCAGACCGGCCAGGTAGGGATTGAGGTTATCGGGGTTGTCCGTAATTGCCATGACGAACGTTCCGGGGGCCGGTCCGGCGATCGTACGATGGACCGGCAAGACCACAAGGAGGGATACCAGCACGACGGCAACGATCTGGGGCTTCATAGACCCTCCCTCAAGACGACGAGTCCCGATGTCCGTGAATGCCCTTTTTCCCATTCTAGGGAGACCCGGGGAGAGCCGCAATCCTTGCAATCGGAAACCGCGGGGATTAGGATAGGAACTGTCAACCGCACCGGAGGGGTGGCCGAGCGGTCCAAGGCAACGGTTTGCTAAACCGTGACCCTCTAACCGGGGTCCGTGGGTTCGAATCCCACCCCCTCCGCCAGTTCATCCGGATGCATAACGAACGTCATACGCCGTTACTCGGGTAGCATGGAGAGCCCCGGAGCGATGGCGGAACAGAAAGCGCCATGACCGCGAACTGGAGGAGCACTTTGGCGATCTTCACCACGCCGTAACGGCAACCTGCGCAGACGGTTTCGTGACGCACGACCGGAGACTACGAGAGTTGATCCACCGCGCGCAAGTACCTGATTTGCAAGTCTTCACCCTCACGCAGTTGTTGCGTCAATTCGAGAGGACTGCTCGCGGCTGATGTTGAGGCAGGGGGGCAGCGACGCCCGCCGGTTCCGGAGTCAGAAAACTTGCACCCTCCGCGGTAGGCTTCGAGGATAACACGATCATCGTACTAAACGCCTCCTCAGGGTAGCCGGAGCGGCGTGTCGCGCGGACTGAGCTGCTCCTCCCCGGGCGGGATCCGCGTAAAACATCCCAGCGACGGCGCCCCGAGTCCGCTTATCTCGCTGCTGGTTGACGCGTCCGCCCTCTCCCACGCGGCAAGGCCGAGAACGTCCCCACGGCTATCCAGGATCGGCCCGCCGGACTCACCGTTCTCCGGAACCGCACCGGCCGTGAACGCCACGGTGACGACAGCCGTTCCGTCGAGAGTACGTAACACGCGGGCCACGTGGCCTTGCGATTCGTGGCGCGGAAAGGCGATGTTGTGCTCCCATGCAAAGCCGTGATCGAGCCTGAACCCCACCACGCTCGCGGCCTCGCCGGGCCTCGGCAGCCGATTTGACCGGATGTGAAGCGGCACCGCGACGAGCGGCGCGACGGCAGGATGGTACACTCCGATGGGGAACAGCGGGACTTCGGGGCCGACGTGCACGATCGCCACGTCGCGCGTGAAGGTCCGGGCGCGATCGCCCGATCGCGGGTTCCAGCACACGACGTGCACCGCGTACTCGAGGCCGCCGACGATGGCGACGAGCATGGTATAAGGCAGCCGGACGACCGTGGTGACAACATGCGACGCCGTGTACGCGTCGCCAGCCGTATTGAAGAAGAAGGCGGATCCGTACTCATACGGGACCCAGGTCGTCTTGTCCATCGTCACGAGCACGAACACACTCCCCGCGGCCGGCGCCGCGCCTGAGGAGAGCGTCGGAGCGGTCCCGCAGCATAGAGACGCCGCGACGGCGATCAGCGCCAAGCGCATACGGCTGTGGGGCCCATGAAACTCTCGCTCGCGATGCGTCACACTCATGGTTATAGCACGAGATCTCGAACTCGGAGGGGATGTCTCTTTGACCGGATCATTGGGTGACCGTTTGGAACCCCTCCCGCGCGAAAACCCTTGCAGGATTCGCGTTTCAGAGTTCGATGGAATCAACTCGAGAGGCACTGCTGGAGCCGGCGAATCGGATTCGAACCGTTGACCTACGCATTACGAGTGCGCTGCTCGCCTCGCCAGCCCTTGTATTTAGCGGCTCGGCTAACACTCTTGCGTGCCGGGGAGCCACCACGCTGGCTCCCCGGCACGATTTTCCCACGGGTCCCGGAGACCGAGGTTGACGTCTTCGTGCCATTGCCCGGCCCGGTAACCATCCCAGAGTACGCGGGCGCGCTCTGGATCTAACCGTTCAACATCCCGCTTAAGTCAAAAAAGCAATGTCTCGCCAGTACAGAGCTACCCACACAAGTCAGGTAAGCATGTACTGGCGAGTCGCCGTAGTTGAACATTTCGACGACGGCC
It encodes the following:
- a CDS encoding ABC transporter permease gives rise to the protein MGTPITAQAVPLAVPAGKGLWALAWHRFRRHRIALAGLAVLAVIVGSAILAPAVTSFSPTDLDPDHSLAAPSRQHIFGTDDLGRDEFARVVYGGRISLLVGLTAMLVGSAIGVVMGSAAGYMAGWVDTVIMRFVDLMLSFPAIFLLLILINWTGGRAPVVMMIAYLGLFGWTGLARIVRAEYLALRTREFVEEARAIGAGTRRIIFRHILPNAMAPILVQAAFAVAGAILAEAALDFLGFGLPPDIPTWGNLLTQAEDYITSNPVLAIAPGLVITLTVVAVFLIGDALRDALDVRSR
- a CDS encoding ABC transporter permease, which encodes MGSYVAQRGVQAAVLLLLVSLVGYSIMSLAPGGPLAVYLHNPHVTPEKIDLLRHQLGLDQPWYLRYASWLKGLVSGHWGYSYYTGRPVLDMIGERLPATFTLMLSALSLAIALSFPLGALAATHKYSWGDNLLSLGSFFVWAMPTFWFGLMLQMALAVRWHLLPVAGMHEIDNRSVGDLLRHLTMPAMVLGIGSIASWSRYLRSGMLEVLGQDYVRTAYAKGLPAYRVMLRHVLRNSLIPIVTIMGLDLHVLFSGAVITESIFAWPGMGRLFLAALNNRDYPVQMAGLMISAILLIVGNLMADLTYAALDPRIRYE
- a CDS encoding peptide ABC transporter substrate-binding protein; translation: MKPQIVAVVLVSLLVVLPVHRTIAGPAPGTFVMAITDNPDNLNPYLAGLAASSAVYRFAFDSLYTINLKGEWVPALAASYAVSPDGLAWTFKLRPGVRWSDGAPLTSADVKFTWQLATNKDVHVTYATGFDKIVSIDTPDPLTAVYHLKEPYAPFRDQVMGAALVPQHVLGSLSADQINRAPFNQKPVGTGPFYVSEFITDDHVTLTANPQYWGKKAKLQRIVVRIVPDENAQVNLMRAGDLSVLSIPAARLDEVKRMPNITIKRYLAPTYALVQLDEYEFLREAPVRQALDYATPKESVIRNIMKGQAEPAVSDLVPNGPYANKALRPRPYDRARARKVLLEDGFAPGPGGVLYKGGKRLEVPLWTVSGRAYFVQAMQVIAQSWRSIGVYTETHAVSAAALFGQNGPQWNGKDEALIFTWGQGVFPENKINWHSSFIPKDANSPGENDERYSNPEMDRLLEDADRTVDEAKRHAIYDRIQELEFRDVPIIFLFWLVNNNAVAGIVQGYDVTTFNTTLPEEWSTR
- a CDS encoding serine protease, encoding MTHREREFHGPHSRMRLALIAVAASLCCGTAPTLSSGAAPAAGSVFVLVTMDKTTWVPYEYGSAFFFNTAGDAYTASHVVTTVVRLPYTMLVAIVGGLEYAVHVVCWNPRSGDRARTFTRDVAIVHVGPEVPLFPIGVYHPAVAPLVAVPLHIRSNRLPRPGEAASVVGFRLDHGFAWEHNIAFPRHESQGHVARVLRTLDGTAVVTVAFTAGAVPENGESGGPILDSRGDVLGLAAWERADASTSSEISGLGAPSLGCFTRIPPGEEQLSPRDTPLRLP